In Acanthochromis polyacanthus isolate Apoly-LR-REF ecotype Palm Island chromosome 9, KAUST_Apoly_ChrSc, whole genome shotgun sequence, the DNA window GTGCAAatgaaaacttttaaaaacttcaaaatgttAAGAAATGCAGCTAAAAACTATTTTCTGGCTGCTTCATTACTTCATGCATATCAAAAACGCTTTGGTGAACCCAGGAacattttgcatccttttgacCCAAAACCTCACACGCTGACTTCATGTTAGTTTACACTCCTAATTACATTCCTTCATAAAGCACCTATTGTAGCTATCATTGCCCCCTGTCCTTGTTTGTTAAGGGCAGTGTGtgaatttgtgtgtttgcaggggCTGTGGGGGCGTAAACAAGGACAAAGTGATTGTAACCCTTCCTCGAGGGTgaaaattttaaacaaacacCTATAGAAGGAACTCCTGATTGACTTGACTTACTCTCCCTCCCCGCCCAGGCTGGGGGAGTGTCCTCGGCCCCTGCTGTATAAAACCCAACGCACCCACCGGCTACAGAGCATGCAAAGAGAGACGCGGCGCTGCACCGACACAAAGGAGCGACGGCAGGCTGCTGCTTTCCTCAGACTGAGAGTGAGACGCTTGTTTTGGATATTACGCACGCCGAAGCCCGTCAAACTGTCTGCGCACTAGCATGAGTTCAGCAGCGCTGCGGGATTAATCGGACTTGCAGCCTGCTTGCAAAGCGCAAGTTCGctgtcactttttttcttttgtcggGGACGAATCGCGCACAGAAAAAACAACGATGGAGGAGAGGAGCATCCCGGGATGGTGCGCGCTGCTCGCCCTCGTCCTGCACGGCTGCATGGCGGCCAAAGAGCTCCAGTGCCAGGAGATATCCGTGCCTCTCTGCAAAGGTATCGGCTACAATCACACCTACATGCCCAACCAGTTCAACCACGACACGCAGGATGAAGCTGGCCTGGAGGTGCACCAGTTCTGGCCGCTGGTGGAGATCAAGTGTTCCCCGGACTTGcgcttcttcctctgcagcatGTACACGCCGATCTGCCTGGAGGACTACAAGAAGCCGCTGCCGCCGTGCAGGAGCGTGTGTGAGCGGGCCAAAGCTGGCTGCGCTCCTCTCATGAGGCAGTACGGCTTCCCGTGGCCGGACCGGATGAGGTGCGACCTGCTGCCCGAGCAGGGCGACCAGGACACGCTGTGCATGGACTACAACCGCAGCCAGACCACCACCGTGTCTCCGGTGGTGGCGAAACCCACCAACCGGCCCGTGAAGCCGTACAACACCAAGAAGAAGAGTGGCTACGGTCGTGGCATCCCCGGTAAACACAAACCAGCGGCGTCTGCGTGTGAGCCGGGGTGCTTCTGCCGCGCGCCCATGGTGCCGGTGACCAACGGACACCCGCTGCACAACCGCGTCAAAACGGGACAGATCTTGAACTGTGCCATGCCGTGCCACAACCCTTACTTTTCCCCGGAGGAGAGGACTTTCACCACCTTCTGGATCGGCCTCTGGTCCGTACTGTGCTTCATCTCCACTTTCGCCACTGTGGCGACTTTTCTCATCGACATGGAGAGGTTTAAGTACCCGGAGCGCCCCATCATATTCCTGTCCGCCTGCTACATGTTCGTATCCGTTGGATATATTGTCAGACTGATCGCTGGACATGAGGAAGTGGCTTGTAACACGGAGAACGGCGCTGACCACATCCACTATGAAACCACAGGTCCTGCGCTCTGCACCATCGTCTTCCTGCTCATCTACTTTTTCGGCATGGCCAGCTCGATCTGGTGGGTGATTCTGTCCCTCACCTGGTTCCTGGCTGCTGGTATGAAGTGGGGCAACGAGGCCATCGCCAGTTACGCACAGTACTTCCACCTGGCCGCCTGGCTCATCCCCAGCATGAAGTCCATCGCTGTTTTGGCTCTGAGCTCAGTGGACGGGGACTCCGTGGCTGGGATCTGCTACGTGGGCAACCAGAATCTGGACAACCTGCGTGGGTTCGTGTTGGCACCTCTGGTCATCTACCTGTTCATCGGCACCATGTTTCTGCTCGCCGGGTTCGTATCGCTCTTCCGGATCAGGAGTGTTATCAAGCAAGGCGGCACCAAGACTGACAAGCTGGAGCGGCTGATGATCCGGATCGGAGTGTTCACGGTTCTGTACACCGTCCCGGCCACCGTCATAGTGGCCTGTTACTTTTACGAGCAGCACAACAGACAGACGTGGGAAATTACGCACAACTGTACTTGTATGACGGACCCGAGCAGGCAGCGGCCGGACTACGCCGTGTTCATGCTCAAATACTTTATGTGCCTCCTGGTGGGGATCACCTCCGGAGCGTGGATCTGGTCCGGGAAAACCTTGGACTCCTGGAGGACTTTCTGTACACGGTGCTGCTGGGGGAGTAAAGCCTCCGCCGGATCCATGTACAGCGACGTGAGCACTGGACTCACCTGGAGGTCCGGAACGGCCAGCTCCGTGTCCTGCCCCAAACAGATGCCTCTGTCCCGGGTTTGATCAAATGCGTCTTCTGTCATTTGACACTAAAGACTTTAAAAACCAGCGCATATCAGCTCTTTTTTATGGGGACAACGTCGcgtaaaaactgattttatttgcTAAATTATGAAAAAACGTGTCTCCAAACTGCCAATTTGATACTTTTGGTCTTGAGCACTCCCCTAATGTGAACTGTTTGTTGAATTTACGCTCGATTCTGCTTGTTATTAAGTTCAGTTTGAACTTCCTTTGCCTTATCCAAATGATGGGTTGAATAGAGCAGCGGTGGAAGGGGGAGGAGGGTGACTAATTGTGTTGGGATTGTCCATCAGCGTGTTGTAATTAGCACATTAATGAGCGCCTAATGGCTTCTCTTTAAATAATGAGGctgtcagcagcagaacaatgtaCCTGGCACGAAGAATGCAGAGTCTTATCTGAGCTTAATTGAATGCGTACAGCTGACAAGATCCCCCTTGTCGATAGGTTACACGGTGCAGCCGAGGCTCTTCTTCTTACTGTAAAGAACCGCTGTGTCTTAAACGCCACATTTCACAACGAGGCCGctctgttttgtccaaaacgtgGATTTATACGTACATTAATCAATGCCTTAATACTGTCTCATACGGGTTTGCATTAAAAGTGTATTTATATAATTATTGGTGTACATATATTGTACATTTGTATATGGAATTTTACGAGACTGTACATATGTATAATTTCCACTTTGATAGaagattttattttgagaaTAAACGACTTTTATTGAATGTTTACTCGTGCTTTCTGGTCATTgtcaccaaaacaaaacaaaaaaactgtcatCTGTAAACTTTGAATCTAAAGCACTGCTGCAGGACGCACAAGCTGCTCCAACTTCTGTGTGTAATGGTTCACTCATGGCAGCTGTAGATGCATTTATATGTAACTAAAAGTTGTAAATCTCCCTTTGTGGTCACATGAGATGAGCTCTATTAAACCTCCACAGAATCAGGCTGTGAGACCAAGAGAACAGAATCAGCAGCGAAACAGGAACCACAGGTGGTCTTCTTAGTCTGATGCTCCGTGCACTGCAGATTTGGTATTAACTCTTGACTTGATTGCCCTGTTTAAATCCTGATCTGGATTAAATACGTACTCAATcctattgtttgtttgtttttcacaaatgaacttaaaatcCTCTTTAAACCATCATTtccttgcttctttttttttttttttttttttttttttttggtgcttcAGTGCCAGTGGATGAAGATCATTTCTTCACTTCTGACTTAATTTGCTTGTCACCAGAGTCTTCCGCagataaagaaaaacaccagaAGTTAAAGAAGAAATCGTCTTTGTCATGGCAATAGAACACGTTAAGTTCAATTTACTCCTAATGAGATGAACTATTTACGATGGAGCGTATGGAGACGCCTGAGGCTTCTAATTAAGGCGTCAGAAGGGGACAAGCTGCAGGCTGACACCCTCTGCAGCGCGCATAAAGGTAATTACGGCTGTGCAGTGTGTGGTCCGTTTATCCTGTGACACTGTGGAACATCTAAACTGTCACTCAACTGTGGTTTAAAGTTtggaaatgctaaaaaaaaaaaactgcaagtgTGTGCGTAAAACTGCAAGTGTGCATTGATGAGGTCTGTTTATTCACAAATGTTATGCCTTTATCTTTTATAAACTCAATTACCATGACCTGCCTTTATCTTTTATAAACTCAATTACCATGACCAAATAGATGCACACAAGAAAATCTCATGTGGTCCAAACTCTACAGAAGGCTGAAACGTCAGTACGACGAAGAGACGCTACAGTTGTATTgtgctgccacctgctggtgAAAGTGTTGAGTAGCTCAAAAAACACCCGtgaaatgaacaataaagaTACAGAAAATTTGATTCAAGGAATATTGAGTTTAAAAAGAATGTTTATTCTATCAGAATGAGAAAGTTTCATTTACCTCTGATGTTTTTAACATctcaaaatgttaaatattcacTTTAAATCAAACTGCTACTGAGGCTTGTTAAATTTACTGGAAAAAATAGAGTTCAGCAGAACAATATTGTGCAGCATGATAGAGCTATCCAGTGGGTAACTCAGTGGCTTTTTAGTTGCTtttgaatttaaattttatCTTCCTGGATTCAACAATCAGACAGCCAAACATCTATGACACTAAATCACCTGTTAAATGACTAATTTCCTATGCACAAACCAGCCTAATTGTGCCGAAATACAATACACTGCAGTAAGCACATCAGTCGCTTCCTAAGGAGGCCTAATTGTGAGTTGTGCCAGATTTGCCTCCACCAGTAATCACATTCATCCAAGGAGGAGAGACCAGATCCTGTTTGCTCACTTCACTGAAAACAAATTGCTCTGGAGCTGCTTGTTAGATATGAGACACGTTATCTTCCTCTCGaccatgtctgtgtttgtgtttgtgccagAGGGGGTTGGGCAGGTTCCCTCAAgcccaaaagcaaaaaaaaaaaaatctacagagGAAATGGCCTGACAGGTTGTTCCTGATCCATCTCCTTCTAACGTAAACAAGGCGCTGACTTCCCAGTTCAGGAAGAGCTCATCATGGCCCGATCCTGCTGGCGAAACCCGGAGACCCCAACTCCTCTTCATTGGCTCCAATTAGGATGTTTATGAATGCGGGCTTTGTCTAATGATCTAATTAGATGTCTGAGTCTGACCGGTTGGGAATAAATCACGTTAAGATGTCTGAATGAGCCTACATGGGCCGCTAAAGGTCACATAGCAACAGGAGCCCATAATTTCAGTGTGTATACAAAGCTGGGTGGGAAGCATTTGGCTTTCAATAACAGCTATTGTCATGTCATGACTGATTTACAATGCGTTCTTAAGCAAACAGGCCCGACTGACAGGTCTTGTGGTGGACAGATGACCTCACTGCCTTCTGCCCCAGAGCAGACTGGGATCAACACCCCCCTCAACCTactctgaaaataaaatgtgtacaATTATTGAATGAAAAATCTAACATTTAAAAGAGATGTGgtgcaaaataaatcaaaaagcaGTCGCGGTATTAAATTAACATGCATTTAGTTATCATGTTAGTCTGTGTAGTTTTTGAAGTAAAGCGTAATATTTCATGTTATTGGAGGCACTGAATGAAAAGTCAGGAGCAGATTATGCCATTAAGGTGCTTGAGATactctgtattttttaaagaccATCATTCATTAGAAATGCTTGTGTGTAAAGTCGTGCAGGGTGAAGGGTGCAGAGGttagaggtcagaggtcatattTGCGTGGTGTTCTCTGCAGGGGCGGAAAAAAAAGCAGCCCCAGAAATGATTATCGGTCGTAAATTTCGGTTTGGATTTATCTGACTGGGTTGAATGGATtctgcagttaatgtttttAGACTTAAAAACCACTTCAGATATAAAGGTCAACTCATTTATATTAGATGAGTGTGAAAACAGTCGTGCTTTGTCCAGTGCGGCTCTTTAAGAAGCTTAAAGTCTGAGAAAAAAGGTTCACAGTTGATAAGATACCTCTTTGAATTATAGCTAAATACAGAAATCCTGAGTGATGAAGTAAAAACTGAGAGATTTAACCAGAAAGATAAGGTTAATGACTGATTCTGGAAAATGTAGGAGACGCTATTTTTGGAGCTTCAcccacattttggtcattttatctcACCAAAGTCTCTGACCTGTACTAAAGTGCCACAATAAGTTGCTGAAGTACCTTTTTGAACAGTGAAATTAGAGTTTATGAGTTTTATTCTGCTCTGTGAGAGCTGATTTGACAAATGGCAGCCCTAAAGTTCCTGTTTTAAAATGAGTTTCGTGGTGTTTGCTATCCACTGTTTGGCATCACACTCTTTAATAAAGTCATCTCTGGACAAGAGGCTTCATCCAAACAGCACTCCTGCATTGTTCCACCTCTTTTCTCACCCCACAATCCCTCCATCATTGACATCAAAgggagaaataatggatttTGTCTTCCGAGAAGAGGCCACCAGGGACAACCTCGGCCTCCCTTCCTCCCGTTCATCTCCACTGCAGCCTCCGAGGTGAGGAGGGTGTCGGCCCGATCGATATTTTTGATGCCTCCGACATCGTCTGTGATGTGCTGTTGTGATCAATGTGGAGTTTTTGCTCCGACTTCTCAATCTCCTCCGTCTGTCGCCTCCTGAGAGCCGAGTGTGTTGCTGCACCTGAGGCGGCCGCAGACGTTAGCTTTAGATCGATGGCCAGCGAAGGCATCAGCTCATCATATTCTGCTCTGTATTGATGTGCAACACTGAACCGACACATGAAGCACTCAGAATAAGATGTCTGCCAGCTAAAGAGAGATGCTTTTAAAGAGAAAACTCAAACAGAGGAACTCTATAAATCATCTTTCAAATCTTTTAAGTTGGAAGGTTCAAAATGATTTCAGATTTAATCCCTTTAGTtttagaaaacaataaaattctacatttttgtaaatttaaaccATTGAAAATAACTGAATATTAACAGATACACTGAAAAACCTAAAAGGTTCAGAACTTTTAGCATAATTGATTACTGAAGGAGTAAactttataataaaatatttatagtcATGGAAGTAATTATGAGACCATCcgtgttttcttcagtttcttttttcattttaatgcctggtaccactaaaggtatattacctgaagaataccatgaacatgacaaaaaatgcagctgattcgatcatactttatgtcctatttgacatcttcttcttcttcttcttcttttcctttcggcttttcccttcaggggtcgccacagcaaatcaattgcctccatctaaccctgtcttctgcatcctcttctctcacaccaactactttcatgtcctctttaaccacatccataaacctcctctttggtcttcctcttgGCCTCCTGCCTGTCaatgggaaactcagcatccttctaccaatatattcactctctctcctctggacatatctgaaccatctcagtctggcctctctgactttatctccaaagcctctaacatgtgctgtccctctgatgtactcattcctgatcctatccatcctggtcactcccaaagagaacctcagcatcttcagttctgctacctccagctctgcctcctgtcttttcctcagggacagtGTCTCCAGatcaaacaacatggctggtctcaccacagttttgtaaacctttcctttcattttagctgaaactcttctatcacacatcacacctgacacttttctccagcctttccagcctgcctgtacacgcttttTCACCTcctttccacactctccattgctctggactgttgaccctaagtacttaaaatcctccaccttcttgatctcttctccctgtaacctcactcttccacttgggtccctctcattcacacacagatactccgtcttgctgcgcctaaccttcattcctctcctttccagggcaaatctccacgcctctagcttctcctccacctgttccctgctctcactacagatcacaatgtcatctgcaaacatcatagtccatggagactcctgtctaacctcgtctgtcatcctgtccatcaccatagcaaacaagaaggggctcagagcagatccctgatgtagtcccacctccaccttgaactcctctgtcacacctacagcacacctcaccactgtcttacagtcctcatgcatgtcctgcaccactatCCTATATCTTATTTGACATGCTCAACcttaattgtattcccagggtatataagaggccattCCATGttataagcagcactgcacatgcaaaagcctagagtggtttcctgcttacgttcaagccgtagcacaactcataaattgtcagctctcacataatgcctaaaacgaAACAATAATGTGAAGCCACAAATGCaaccatcttggcactgctggaaactggcatgagtgagagacaggtagtaaaaaaaactgaaaatctccaagacagccatttattacaccaagaaaaaacaagcttaaCATGGCACTACCAAGTCGCTAGCTGGTCACGGCAGGGAATGTCTTTCTACCCCATGAGATGacctaaccttgccagcaagttgatttctcgcgatatttgtgagttcacaaatctctcaagaaaccatcttgctccgctcccgccttcacttttcgtacagcaccaagttggttcgggccaatcacgcagcagtattcgtgtgtggggcgggataatgtGCGGgatgtgcgtgcgtgcgtgatTTGTCCCGGGCAGACGAGCGGCAgcaggtgttagccgaccagctagcgggggagaccgggggagagcagccggcggacctgcacagttaaaaatgacagctccggtggcttggtgctttccatttgtttgttttttttgggcgcggaccagtgaggcggcaatttcgccaaaattgtaatgaggcggtggccta includes these proteins:
- the LOC110966636 gene encoding frizzled-8-like, whose amino-acid sequence is MEERSIPGWCALLALVLHGCMAAKELQCQEISVPLCKGIGYNHTYMPNQFNHDTQDEAGLEVHQFWPLVEIKCSPDLRFFLCSMYTPICLEDYKKPLPPCRSVCERAKAGCAPLMRQYGFPWPDRMRCDLLPEQGDQDTLCMDYNRSQTTTVSPVVAKPTNRPVKPYNTKKKSGYGRGIPGKHKPAASACEPGCFCRAPMVPVTNGHPLHNRVKTGQILNCAMPCHNPYFSPEERTFTTFWIGLWSVLCFISTFATVATFLIDMERFKYPERPIIFLSACYMFVSVGYIVRLIAGHEEVACNTENGADHIHYETTGPALCTIVFLLIYFFGMASSIWWVILSLTWFLAAGMKWGNEAIASYAQYFHLAAWLIPSMKSIAVLALSSVDGDSVAGICYVGNQNLDNLRGFVLAPLVIYLFIGTMFLLAGFVSLFRIRSVIKQGGTKTDKLERLMIRIGVFTVLYTVPATVIVACYFYEQHNRQTWEITHNCTCMTDPSRQRPDYAVFMLKYFMCLLVGITSGAWIWSGKTLDSWRTFCTRCCWGSKASAGSMYSDVSTGLTWRSGTASSVSCPKQMPLSRV